One region of Zingiber officinale cultivar Zhangliang chromosome 7B, Zo_v1.1, whole genome shotgun sequence genomic DNA includes:
- the LOC122005422 gene encoding chaperone protein dnaJ 20, chloroplastic-like translates to MFSLASPVSPAVAPSPRTPRLRRTFSISASAAVVSAPAPTTTMYDLLSVANTAGANEIRSAYRRLALLWHPDSCRSAGDERRYAERFMEAREAYEVLSDPVRRRNYDLSLSGDRWASAVGAATAFREGRPRKQEAGVTAFGNWDMQLDGLGRRSAVADTGDETWGGRLRRARRARSAEQCV, encoded by the coding sequence ATGTTTTCGCTCGCTTCTCCCGTCTCCCCCGCCGTCGCCCCCAGCCCCAGGACTCCTCGGCTCAGGCGCACCTTCTCCATCTCCGCTTCCGCCGCGGTGGTCAGCGCTCCGGCGCCGACCACCACTATGTACGACCTGCTCTCCGTGGCCAACACCGCCGGGGCCAACGAGATCCGGAGCGCGTACCGGCGGCTGGCCCTGCTGTGGCACCCGGACTCGTGCCGCTCAGCGGGGGACGAGCGCCGCTACGCGGAGCGCTTCATGGAGGCGCGCGAGGCCTACGAGGTGCTCTCCGACCCCGTCCGCCGTCGCAACTACGACCTCTCCCTCTCCGGGGACCGCTGGGCCTCCGCTGTCGGCGCCGCCACGGCCTTCCGCGAGGGCCGCCCTCGCAAGCAGGAGGCCGGCGTCACTGCGTTCGGGAACTGGGACATGCAGCTCGACGGACTCGGGAGGAGGTCCGCCGTGGCGGACACCGGCGATGAGACCTGGGGCGGCCGCTTGCGCCGCGCCCGCCGCGCCCGCTCCGCCGAGCAGTGCGTTTGA